Within the Photobacterium swingsii genome, the region CTTCAAGCAAGTTCGTGATGCCAACCTTCGTGTGACAGTTCACGCAGGTGAAGCAGCAGGCCCTGAGAGCATGTGGCAAGCGATTCAAGAGCTTGGCGCGGTACGTATTGGTCACGGCGTCAAAGCGATTCACGATCCAAAACTGATGGATTACCTCGCAGCAAACAAGATCGGTATTGAATCTTGCCTAACATCTAACATTCAAACCAGTACTGTTGAGTCATACCAATCTCACCCAGTGAAGCAATTCCTTGACCACGGTATTCTTGCTTGTCTGAACACCGATGATCCTGCTGTAGAAGGCATAGAGCTGCCATACGAATACGAAGTCGCAGCACCAAAAGTAGGTCTTAGCCAAGATCAAATTCGCCAAACCCAAATCAACGGTTTGGAACTGGCGTTCCTATCAGACAGTGAAAAGCAAAACCTAAAAGATAAAGCGGCCAAACGCGCTTAATAAATTGATGAAATATTGCGCAAAAACAGTTTCCAATAGCAATATTTCGCGTAGAATACGCCCACTTTACAGTTTTCAGCTGCCGATATTGCTATCGGTAGTCGGTTTAATAACGTCATTGTGGGGAAATTCCATGCTTGAAAGCCTACTTTCAGTCAGCGTGGCTATGCCAGCCGTCAGTGATTTAGCCGCAGGTGGTATTAACCATTTTGCAGCTGGGGTACTGGCTTTAATAGCCGCAGTAAATATGTTTTCAAACTAAACCAAGTTTGAAGGCACATTAAAAAAGCCGCACTATCTGAGATAGCGCGGCTTTTTTGCAACTTAAGCTTTAACCCTAGATAACGCGAGAGAACTGCTGCTGACGAGCTCGGTCACGCAGGTACTTATCAAAACACATACAAATATTGCGGATCAATAGGCGGCCTTTTAACTCAACAAAAATCAGATCATCGCTCACAGTCACCAACTCATCGTTAATGAAGGTTTGTAGTAACTCTAAATCTTCTGCAAAGTAGCTATCAAAATCGAGATTAAACTCAGCTTCGATCGCTTTCTTGTCTAACTGGAAATTACAAATCAACGCTTTAATCACTTCACGGCGTAGTAAATCATCCGCGTCTAAACCGACCCCTTTCCACAAAGCATGGTTGTGATCATTCACATCCGCGTAATACGCTTTGAGTTCTTTTTGGTTCTGCGCGTAGCAATCACCAATCATCGAAATTGCCGACACACCAAAGCCAAGTAAATCACAATCACCTTGGGTGGTGTAACCTTGGAAGTTACGGTGCAAAATACCTTCACGCTGTGCCACCGCTAATTCATCTTCAGGCAACGCAAAGTGATCCATACCGATGAATTGATACCCCTCACCCGTTAAGGTAGCAATCGTATCTTGCAACATCGCGAGCTTTTCTTTCGCGGCTGGCAGGTCTTCATCTTTAATTTTACGCTGCGCGGCAAACAAGCTTGGCATGTGTGCGTAGTTAAACACAGAAAGACGGCCAGGCTTCATCTCAAGCACTTGCTTTAAGGTATCAGCAAATAACGCCTGATTTTGCTTCGGTAGACCATAGATCAGATCCAGGTTCGTCGAGCGGAAACCCAACTCTTTCGCGCGCTGTACCATGGCAAAAATAAATTCTTCATCTTGCTCACGGTTAACCAGTTTTTGTACTTCTTTATTGAAATCCTGCACCCCAATACTCAGGCGGTTAAACCCTTCACTACGGAGGTGATCCAGCATATCCAATTCAATTTCACGCGGGTCAACTTCGATACTGATTTCAGCATCGGCATCAAAGGTGAATTGCTCGCGTAAAATCGACATTAATCGTGTCACTTGCGGCTTAGTCAAAAACGTGGGTGTACCACCGCCCCAGTGAAGCTGGCTCACTTGACGTTGACCCATGGTCTTGCCGCGTTGACGAATTTCTTGCTCTAGTACATCAAGGTACTGATCGGCTTTGTGTTGATGACGGGTAATAATTTTATTACAACCGCAGTAATAACAAAGCTTATGACAAAATGGAATGTGCACATACAACGACAGTTTACGGTCAGGGTACTGTGCGCACGCGCTGTCAAACTCCGCCTCGGTGAAACCTTGATGAAACTCCAGTGCGGTTGGGTATGAGGTGTAACGCGGCCCTGAATAGTTATACTTTTCGATCAGTGCCTGATCCCAAATAATCTGCTCGTTCGACATGGCGTAATTCCAATAGTGTAGGGATTTTGTTAATGGCTAAGTGTGCCACAAGTCAGTAAAGATGTAGAACACTTACGTGTTACCAGAAGAATAAACCCCGCCTTGATCACTACGTGTTTCAAGGCGGTGCTTTTATTTCATTGCGAGGATCGCATCAAGCTCCAGCTTAATGCTGTCTTGCAAACGCGCTTCCGCTTTCATTCGCTCTAAATCCAGCTTCATACGCTCTTGCTTTTGGATTGTCTTACGCGCTTCACCTCGTGGCATGTCTTTCACTACTTGGTAAAGCTCGTTCATTGCTGGGTAAGTTTGTGCAAAATTAATCGCTTTCTCACCTTGCAAGACTTCCATCAGCTTATACAGTCGAATTGAGATTTCCGACATATCACACTGCGCCTGTTTACCCGCGTCAGCGATAATAAACACGCTTTCCATAATTGTAGCATTGCGTTGTTTGAGCTTTTCACCTTGTTCCGCTTCTGCACGAGCAAGGAATGCTTTATGGCGTTGAGTTTGTTGGTACAGTTTAAATAACAAATAGCCTGCGTAACACGCGAGTACCGTCACGATACTCCCAGCAAGACCTAACCACAGTGTCATATTCTGCAAGGGTTACTCCTTGTCGAAATCGTCAAAACCCATATTTTCAAACTGATCAAGCAGGTCATCATCCGATTTAGGACCTTTCGCGATAGGCATCGCTTCTTCAACAGGTTCTTCATCTAGAAGCCCCAATTGTTTCATCAGTCTTTCGATACGATCTAACTTATCATCGACTTGTTTTTGTAAACCAGCACCTAGTGACTCACCCGCTTCAATACGGTCAAGCAGTACCATTAGCTGTGCATCATTTTCTAGCATTGCAAGCTCTTGCTCTGCACTTAAACGACGCTCTTTTTTACTTTTCGGCTTAGTTTCCACAATCAGTGGAATTGGCTTTTTGCTGCCTAGGCGTGGATCTTTCGCACGGCCTTTGCCTTTTTGTTGCTCATCAAGACCCGCTGAGTGACGGCTACCTGATTTTAACCCTTTACGCTTTTTGTCTTTCTGACGTTTACGTGCATCGAGTTCAGTTTGCGAAGCTGATTTTTCGCGATATACCGCAGGGCCTTCACTGCCGACTTTACGGGCTTTTTTCTTACGAGTCATTACTGGGTCTTCCTCAGCAAAATTACATCATTGCCAACAAATTCAACTTCCAGTCCGTCACGCCGCGCTAAATAGCGGAACGTCTCACGGCTGAAGAAGCTCACATGGGTTGGGTCGTTTTTATAATACCAATGTGCGAAATCATCAGTATTAGGTGCTAGTTTGGTCATTATCCCCAGCCAACCGCCGGCTTTAACCAAATTCACTAGCTGCCCCCATTCCTTAGCAGGCGTATTAAAGTGCTCAATTGCCTCAGTACAAGTAACAAAATCATACTCTTGCCTTAATACTGATGGCTCATAAGCAAAATAGGGATCATATATCGTCATATTATACCCCATCTCGCTCAACATTACGGATAATGTCGGTCCTGGGCCGCTGCCAAAATCTAGCCCATATAAAGGAGGGGCGGGTAATTTAGCCATTAAGGGGGCCGCTAATCGATTAAGGAAATGACGATAGCCCTGATCGAGGGGGTTATTTTGGTGCTGTTGATACACCTTTTTCTCTTGCTCAGCAGACAGCTGAAAGGAAGGATCGGCAAAAATCAATGTACACTGGGAACAGTGATAATACGGCCTCAGGCGATCTTTAAAAAAAGCCGTAACCGCAACACAATCACAAAGTGGACATGTCTGCATGATAACTCCCTTCCTTTAGCAAAGAATGGGCTGAAACATAACAGAAACGCCATAAAGAAAAAAGCGACAGGCTTACGCCTATCGCTCTATGAGTTGCCATCGCTGGCTAAATTCTGTCTAGTCGTCCGTAACCAGTTTAAAAACATCCCGGTTTGACAATAATCCTTTTGTTATTGGTGCTTTCCTTGCCAAAGATTGTTGTTCTTCATCATCCTGATGAATTTTCACTGTCCTTCACACATCCTGTGTCTGCAGCTAATCCTAAGCTGGCTTTCCTTAAGCGCGTTATCATCCTGATAACAAAATTCACCATCCATGTGGATACACGATTCCTTCATGTATCTGTCTCACGCTGACGCGTAATCCTTGAGCCCCGTCCTAGGTATCCTATTTCGTATCCTACGAATCATTGGTATCCGAACCAGACTGCCTTGTATCCTTCGAGCTCCTGCTCATGCCGCTCAATGGCGCTTCCTATTTCCTTGTCGCTCTCCTTGTCGACGGGGATAACTTTACGCGAATCCCAAGACCAAACAAGGCGCTACAAAAGAGAAAATCATTGTAAGATTTTTTCAATAAAGCTAACTGGTTATAAATAAAGAAAATTACTGCTATTTATTGTGATTTATTCAGCCTGAACAACCATCACGAATAGTCGATCTCGCACACGCCAGTCAGCTTTCGCAGATTTAAGACAAGTTTCAGCTGCACTGCTGTTATTTAGATACAAAAAAAGCAGCCTAAGCTGCTTTTTTCACACTGGTCATCAATCAGTGTAATCCACCTACATACTGAGAAAGTGCAGTAATTTCACTATCACTCAGTTTTGCGGCCACAGCACGCATCATGGTGTTCATATCATTTTGACGTTCACCTGCACGGAACTTCTCCAATTGCAGCTTCACGTATTCCGCATTCTGACCTGAAATTTTAGGGAAGCCAGACAAGCTAGTACCATTACCACGAGGGCCGTGGCAGGCAATACATGCTGCAACACCGCGCTCGGCATCACCAAAGCGGTAAAGTTGTTGGCCAATTTCAATCGAAGATTCTGGCGTGGTGTTATCTGAAATAGGTAAAGAAGCATAATATGCCGCAAGGTCTGACATATCTTGCTCTGATAACGGCATTGCCATTGCACTCATCACAGGATCGTTACGACCTTGTTTACCACCAGAGGTAATACCTAACTTAAATTCTTTCAGCTGCTTTTCCAAATAGCCAGGGTGCTGACCTGCAAGTTTAGGGTATTGCGCCATGATGCTATTACCATCCGCACCATGACAGGCTGCACATGTCGCAGCTTTCGCTTTCCCTGCTTCTGCGTCTCCCTGGGCCCAGGCTGAGCAACTGGCAAGAAGAGACAATATCAATACTAATTTCTTCATGACATTCCGTTTATAATTATTGAGCTTCCAGTACCACAAGTAATGCTCAGCAACATGGTATACAATCGACCACAAACCGAGCACGGTTAGATATATTTTACACAATTTCACATAAAAGTAATCAGTCGACTACATGAAGACTTGACGGAGTTAACAGTGAATCAACTTCTCAACTATAGAAATACACGTTTTATCACAAGTGCACCTGACATTCGCCACTTGCCTACTGACACTGGCGTTGAAATCGCATTTGCTGGTCGCTCTAATGCTGGTAAGTCAAGCGCACTTAACCGCCTGACCGACCAGAAGGGCTTAGCGCGTACGTCTAAAACTCCAGGTCGTACTCAGCTGATCAATATGTTTGAAGTGACGCCGGGTTGTAACCTAATCGATTTGCCAGGCTACGGCTTTGCGCAAGTTCCGCTAGAAATGAAGAAAAAGTGGCAACGAGCGCTGGGTGAATACCTACAAAAGCGTGAATGTTTACAAGGTCTTGTGGTACTGATGGATATCCGTCACCCAATGAAAGATTTAGACCAACAGATGATCATGTGGGCTGTTGAAAGCCGTTTACCTGTTCTTGTTTTGTTAACAAAAGCCGACAAACTGAAAAGTGGTGCACGTAAACAGCAATTGATGAAAACCCGTAAAGATTCATTAACCTTTGGTG harbors:
- the hemN gene encoding oxygen-independent coproporphyrinogen III oxidase, with product MSNEQIIWDQALIEKYNYSGPRYTSYPTALEFHQGFTEAEFDSACAQYPDRKLSLYVHIPFCHKLCYYCGCNKIITRHQHKADQYLDVLEQEIRQRGKTMGQRQVSQLHWGGGTPTFLTKPQVTRLMSILREQFTFDADAEISIEVDPREIELDMLDHLRSEGFNRLSIGVQDFNKEVQKLVNREQDEEFIFAMVQRAKELGFRSTNLDLIYGLPKQNQALFADTLKQVLEMKPGRLSVFNYAHMPSLFAAQRKIKDEDLPAAKEKLAMLQDTIATLTGEGYQFIGMDHFALPEDELAVAQREGILHRNFQGYTTQGDCDLLGFGVSAISMIGDCYAQNQKELKAYYADVNDHNHALWKGVGLDADDLLRREVIKALICNFQLDKKAIEAEFNLDFDSYFAEDLELLQTFINDELVTVSDDLIFVELKGRLLIRNICMCFDKYLRDRARQQQFSRVI
- the yihI gene encoding Der GTPase-activating protein YihI, whose product is MTRKKKARKVGSEGPAVYREKSASQTELDARKRQKDKKRKGLKSGSRHSAGLDEQQKGKGRAKDPRLGSKKPIPLIVETKPKSKKERRLSAEQELAMLENDAQLMVLLDRIEAGESLGAGLQKQVDDKLDRIERLMKQLGLLDEEPVEEAMPIAKGPKSDDDLLDQFENMGFDDFDKE
- a CDS encoding class I SAM-dependent methyltransferase; amino-acid sequence: MQTCPLCDCVAVTAFFKDRLRPYYHCSQCTLIFADPSFQLSAEQEKKVYQQHQNNPLDQGYRHFLNRLAAPLMAKLPAPPLYGLDFGSGPGPTLSVMLSEMGYNMTIYDPYFAYEPSVLRQEYDFVTCTEAIEHFNTPAKEWGQLVNLVKAGGWLGIMTKLAPNTDDFAHWYYKNDPTHVSFFSRETFRYLARRDGLEVEFVGNDVILLRKTQ
- a CDS encoding DUF2489 domain-containing protein; this encodes MQNMTLWLGLAGSIVTVLACYAGYLLFKLYQQTQRHKAFLARAEAEQGEKLKQRNATIMESVFIIADAGKQAQCDMSEISIRLYKLMEVLQGEKAINFAQTYPAMNELYQVVKDMPRGEARKTIQKQERMKLDLERMKAEARLQDSIKLELDAILAMK
- the yihA gene encoding ribosome biogenesis GTP-binding protein YihA/YsxC, which translates into the protein MNQLLNYRNTRFITSAPDIRHLPTDTGVEIAFAGRSNAGKSSALNRLTDQKGLARTSKTPGRTQLINMFEVTPGCNLIDLPGYGFAQVPLEMKKKWQRALGEYLQKRECLQGLVVLMDIRHPMKDLDQQMIMWAVESRLPVLVLLTKADKLKSGARKQQLMKTRKDSLTFGGDVQVEFFSSLKGLGVDQVRAKLTEWFTPELERQQAFLAEDGEAQISENTDD
- a CDS encoding c-type cytochrome, producing MKKLVLILSLLASCSAWAQGDAEAGKAKAATCAACHGADGNSIMAQYPKLAGQHPGYLEKQLKEFKLGITSGGKQGRNDPVMSAMAMPLSEQDMSDLAAYYASLPISDNTTPESSIEIGQQLYRFGDAERGVAACIACHGPRGNGTSLSGFPKISGQNAEYVKLQLEKFRAGERQNDMNTMMRAVAAKLSDSEITALSQYVGGLH